CCCGCCGGCCTGTTCGGATGTCGAAATCGTCTTCGCGCGCGGCACTTTCGAGGCACCCGGCATCGGGGCGACCGGACAATCCTTCGTCAACGCCCTCACCCCGCTCCTCGGCGGTGCATCGGTTGATGTCTACCCGGTCGACTACCCGGCATCGCTGGATTTCCAGGCTGCGGCCAATGGCATCGCCGATGCCAGTAACCGCATTCAACACATAGCCAACAGTTGTCCGGCAACCAAGATCGTGCTCGGCGGCTACTCACAGGGTGCCGCGGTCGCCGGTTACACCACCTTCGATGCGGTGCCGGCCGGTCTTGCCCTCCCTCCCGGCTTGGCCGGACCGATGCCTCCGTCCGTGGCACCGCATGTGGCCGCCGTGGCATTGTTCGGCACACCCGACAACTGGTTTCTCAATCTGGTCGACCGCACTGCTCCACCGATCACGGTGGGTCCGCTCTACACAGCCAAGACCATTCAACTGTGTGCACCCGGTGATCCGGTGTGCGCGCCAGGCGGCCTCGACCGCGCCGCACACAGCGCATACAAGGACAATGGGATGGCCGTTCAGGCAGCGGATTTCGTCGCCGCTGCGCTGGCGAGAACACCGTCGTCGGACTGACGCCGCAGGGTGCTGCGTCCCGATTCTCGTTTGCTCGCCAGGGTGTCCGCTAGGAGCATCGCGGGTAGCATGCCGCGCATGGGGATTGGCCGAGAGCTCCGGGTGTGGACAGTTTGCGCGCTCGCGGCGTCGGCGCTGGCAACCGGCGGAGCACCGCACGCGGGGGCGGCAGCCTGTCCCGATGCCGAAGTCGTGTTCGCCCGCGGCAGCGATGAGCCACCTGGTCTCGGGAGCACCGGGCAGGCTTTCGTCGACGCGCTGCGCGCCCAGTCCCCCGGCAAGACAATCGACTCGTATGCCGTCAATTACCCGGCCACCGGTGATTTCGACAACCGCGCGGTCTTCCCGTCCACGATGTTCGACGGTGTCGCCGACGCCGGTGCCAGGATCCGGGCGACGGCAGCGAACTGCCCGAACACCCGGTTCATCCTCGGCGGCTACTCACAGGGCGCGGCGGTGGCGGCCTATGTCAGCAGCTCCGACATCCCGGCAGCGGTGACCGATCGCATCGCCGGCGTGGTGCTGTTCGGCAAACCATCGGCAGGGCTGCTGTCCCGGTATGGCGCCCCAGCGGCGAACATCGGATCGCAGTACGCCGGGCGGTCGCTGGATCTGTGTGCGCCCGGAGACAACATCTGTGACGGATCCTCGCCCGCATCGCTGCTCGGATCTCTGGTGCACGTCACCTATCCGGTCAACGGACTGGTCGCTGCTGCCGCTGCTGCTGCCGCGGGTCGGCTGGCCTGAGCCGATTCGGTTCGCCTGTCAGCGTGCGGGCGCTGTTTCGGTAGCAAATGGCAGGGGTACAGAGGGGCAAGTCGCCATCTGCCAGCAGGCGGGCACGGCGAATCACCGAAGGAGCGC
The sequence above is drawn from the Mycolicibacterium neoaurum VKM Ac-1815D genome and encodes:
- a CDS encoding cutinase family protein, which encodes MTSALFERVRSLRVHHLAGTVVLLWAVAISPLVSARAVAAPPACSDVEIVFARGTFEAPGIGATGQSFVNALTPLLGGASVDVYPVDYPASLDFQAAANGIADASNRIQHIANSCPATKIVLGGYSQGAAVAGYTTFDAVPAGLALPPGLAGPMPPSVAPHVAAVALFGTPDNWFLNLVDRTAPPITVGPLYTAKTIQLCAPGDPVCAPGGLDRAAHSAYKDNGMAVQAADFVAAALARTPSSD
- a CDS encoding cutinase family protein, which produces MGIGRELRVWTVCALAASALATGGAPHAGAAACPDAEVVFARGSDEPPGLGSTGQAFVDALRAQSPGKTIDSYAVNYPATGDFDNRAVFPSTMFDGVADAGARIRATAANCPNTRFILGGYSQGAAVAAYVSSSDIPAAVTDRIAGVVLFGKPSAGLLSRYGAPAANIGSQYAGRSLDLCAPGDNICDGSSPASLLGSLVHVTYPVNGLVAAAAAAAAGRLA